One part of the Salvelinus fontinalis isolate EN_2023a chromosome 4, ASM2944872v1, whole genome shotgun sequence genome encodes these proteins:
- the LOC129853071 gene encoding coiled-coil domain-containing protein 112 isoform X2 has translation MLNTQNRKNGLSDGFRVLEEFDKGLQDDRNTEHMNVQKHLMKIHNGVNKFQMQLTDVKPTPELIEKLKEIMTEVENSINTFKEDQRQSFEDLLKEERTCSQEISAFEKKIETWSLAVKADPKLPPAPSGKVCLAKALEEDLPPEVTALERFLQQTGGKQGGWDQYDHQSFLKVWTKHNGKPAYRKEALLYLPGKTPEGVEQHEDWYLELLYLQEKKKEAIHRWKAERQQERVTRLQHQDELESAARREREVQAETQQRRAEEERREAVARLEGWRRQRRLRLEQEEEQRLTEEILQRRQAKEERRRQLEVKLALEAHIRQKKEEEELLTMQKEEQEQADMEEKKRLAGYGIKRFQERDFQKLETKVQERQEKEKQELDRQKRLAKLKEKAEAHISRDPSRLCKPTKGWEERTKEIGPTGGGPVLQMFHRAVPSWRQGL, from the exons ATGTTGAATACACAAAACAGGAAGAATGGTCTTTCAGATGGATTTAGAGTATTGGAAGAGTTTGATAAAGGACTTCAGGATGATCGAAATACTGAGC ATATGAACGTGCAAAAGCATCTGATGAAAATTCATAATGGTGTAAATAAATTTCAGATGCAGCTGACTGACGTGAAGCCTACCCCGGAGT TAATTGAGAAACTGAAAGAAATAATGACAGAAGTTGAAAATTCAATCAACACTTTCAAGGAGGATCAACGTCAAAG TTTTGAGGATCTATTGAAAGAGGAAAGAACATGCAGCCAGGAGATAAGTGCTTTTGAAAAGAAGATTGAGACTTGGTCTTTGGCTGTAAAAGCAGACCCAAAGTTGCCCCCTGCTCCCTCAGGCAAGGTGTGTCTGGCCAAAGCCTTAGAGGAGGACCTCCCACCAGAGGTGACCGCACTAGAGAGGTTCCTACAGCAAACTGGAGGGAAGCAGGGGGGCTGGGACCAGTATGACCATCAGAGCTTTCTGAAAGTGTGGACCAAGCACAATGGCAAACCAGCCTATAGGAAAGAGGCTTTGCTCTACCTGCCAGGCAAAACTCCGGAAGGCGTTGAACAACACGAAGATTGGTATCTTGAGCTCCTGTACCTccaggagaagaagaaagag GCCATTCACCGGTGGAAGGCtgagagacagcaggagagggtgACAAGGCTGCAGCACCAAGATGAGCTGGAGAGCGCTgccaggagggagagggaggtgcaGGCTGAGACCCAGCAGCGTAGggctgaggaggagagaagggaggcggTGGCTCGCCTGGAGGGGTGGAGAAGGCAGCGCAGGCTGCGcctggagcaggaggaggagcagaggctCACTGAGGAGATCCTGCAGCGGAGACAAGCCAAGGAGGAGCGCAGGAGACAGCTGGAGGTGAAGCTGGCTCTGGAGGCCCACATTCggcagaagaaggaggaggaagaacttCTGACCATGCAGAaggaggaacaggaacaggctgacatggaggagaagaagaggctgGCAGGCTACGGCATCAAACGCTTTCAGGAAAGG GACTTCCAGAAGTTGGAGACAAAAgtgcaggagagacaggagaaggaaaagcaggagctggATAGACAAAAGAGACTGGCTAAGCTGAAGGAGAAG GCAGAGGCTCATATCAGCAGAGACCCTTCCAGGCTCTGCAAACCTACAAAAGGATGGGAGGAACGCACCAAAGAGATTGGACCCACTGGGGGCGGACCTGTATTACAGATGTTTCATAG GGCTGTCCCAAGCTGGAGACAAGGCTTATGA
- the LOC129853071 gene encoding coiled-coil domain-containing protein 112 isoform X1: MKMASITTTELFDAQVLEGDFITATHHNAQRLEDRVSQQKTEFLRNAEKLRKQIEKLEKEKMLNTQNRKNGLSDGFRVLEEFDKGLQDDRNTEHMNVQKHLMKIHNGVNKFQMQLTDVKPTPELIEKLKEIMTEVENSINTFKEDQRQSFEDLLKEERTCSQEISAFEKKIETWSLAVKADPKLPPAPSGKVCLAKALEEDLPPEVTALERFLQQTGGKQGGWDQYDHQSFLKVWTKHNGKPAYRKEALLYLPGKTPEGVEQHEDWYLELLYLQEKKKEAIHRWKAERQQERVTRLQHQDELESAARREREVQAETQQRRAEEERREAVARLEGWRRQRRLRLEQEEEQRLTEEILQRRQAKEERRRQLEVKLALEAHIRQKKEEEELLTMQKEEQEQADMEEKKRLAGYGIKRFQERDFQKLETKVQERQEKEKQELDRQKRLAKLKEKAEAHISRDPSRLCKPTKGWEERTKEIGPTGGGPVLQMFHRAVPSWRQGL, encoded by the exons atgaAAATGGCTTCCATAACAACCACAGAGCTTTTTGATGCACAAGTCCTG GAAGGTGACTTCATCACAGCTACTCACCACAATGCACAACGTTTGGAAGATAGAGTTTCCCAACAAAAGACAGAGTTTCTCAGAAATGCAGAGAAACTTAGAAAACA GATTGAGAAACTTGAGAAAGAGAAGATGTTGAATACACAAAACAGGAAGAATGGTCTTTCAGATGGATTTAGAGTATTGGAAGAGTTTGATAAAGGACTTCAGGATGATCGAAATACTGAGC ATATGAACGTGCAAAAGCATCTGATGAAAATTCATAATGGTGTAAATAAATTTCAGATGCAGCTGACTGACGTGAAGCCTACCCCGGAGT TAATTGAGAAACTGAAAGAAATAATGACAGAAGTTGAAAATTCAATCAACACTTTCAAGGAGGATCAACGTCAAAG TTTTGAGGATCTATTGAAAGAGGAAAGAACATGCAGCCAGGAGATAAGTGCTTTTGAAAAGAAGATTGAGACTTGGTCTTTGGCTGTAAAAGCAGACCCAAAGTTGCCCCCTGCTCCCTCAGGCAAGGTGTGTCTGGCCAAAGCCTTAGAGGAGGACCTCCCACCAGAGGTGACCGCACTAGAGAGGTTCCTACAGCAAACTGGAGGGAAGCAGGGGGGCTGGGACCAGTATGACCATCAGAGCTTTCTGAAAGTGTGGACCAAGCACAATGGCAAACCAGCCTATAGGAAAGAGGCTTTGCTCTACCTGCCAGGCAAAACTCCGGAAGGCGTTGAACAACACGAAGATTGGTATCTTGAGCTCCTGTACCTccaggagaagaagaaagag GCCATTCACCGGTGGAAGGCtgagagacagcaggagagggtgACAAGGCTGCAGCACCAAGATGAGCTGGAGAGCGCTgccaggagggagagggaggtgcaGGCTGAGACCCAGCAGCGTAGggctgaggaggagagaagggaggcggTGGCTCGCCTGGAGGGGTGGAGAAGGCAGCGCAGGCTGCGcctggagcaggaggaggagcagaggctCACTGAGGAGATCCTGCAGCGGAGACAAGCCAAGGAGGAGCGCAGGAGACAGCTGGAGGTGAAGCTGGCTCTGGAGGCCCACATTCggcagaagaaggaggaggaagaacttCTGACCATGCAGAaggaggaacaggaacaggctgacatggaggagaagaagaggctgGCAGGCTACGGCATCAAACGCTTTCAGGAAAGG GACTTCCAGAAGTTGGAGACAAAAgtgcaggagagacaggagaaggaaaagcaggagctggATAGACAAAAGAGACTGGCTAAGCTGAAGGAGAAG GCAGAGGCTCATATCAGCAGAGACCCTTCCAGGCTCTGCAAACCTACAAAAGGATGGGAGGAACGCACCAAAGAGATTGGACCCACTGGGGGCGGACCTGTATTACAGATGTTTCATAG GGCTGTCCCAAGCTGGAGACAAGGCTTATGA